A window of the Barnesiella propionica genome harbors these coding sequences:
- the nhaA gene encoding Na+/H+ antiporter NhaA, with protein MGNDTLFAIRKSIKNYTSGGNLLFITTILALVVANSPLSTYYFSWWNQPVALQIGPFNLFSHGAQSMSVMQFINDALMAVFFFSIGLEIKREVLVGELSSIRQALLPILAAIGGMIIPVGLFMIIGHDSNYLHGSAIPMATDIAFSLGVLALLGSRVPIALKIFLTTLAVVDDIGGILVIAIFYSSHIELTYLFYAAGLFLIILFGAYKHVNSKMFYITFGAAIWFLFLNSGIHPTIAGVLVAFCVPAKPVLDTPKFIQTIRNTMKNFPVQENEEDTRILSKQQMNWLKCIESASDKVISPLQDLEDTLHPVVNHMIIPLFAFANAGISLSGIEFSSVFQGISLAVLLGLFAGKFLGIFSFSYLAVKTKIVPMPERTNWKQIAGVSFLGGIGFTVSMFIANLSFQNMGEGGLTLLNDAKVGIILGSLVSGLVGYLLLRIFLPKEASDLEIE; from the coding sequence ATGGGAAATGACACTTTATTTGCGATACGCAAGTCCATAAAGAATTACACGAGTGGAGGTAATCTTCTTTTTATCACGACTATCTTGGCTCTTGTCGTAGCTAATTCTCCGCTTAGTACTTATTATTTCTCATGGTGGAACCAACCGGTAGCATTGCAAATAGGGCCATTTAACCTCTTTAGCCATGGAGCCCAGTCTATGAGTGTTATGCAATTCATTAATGATGCTCTCATGGCTGTATTCTTTTTTTCAATAGGTCTCGAAATTAAACGTGAAGTACTAGTCGGAGAATTATCTTCCATTCGTCAGGCTTTACTTCCCATATTAGCGGCTATCGGAGGAATGATCATTCCGGTGGGATTGTTTATGATTATAGGCCATGACAGTAATTATTTACATGGAAGTGCTATTCCTATGGCTACAGATATTGCGTTTTCGTTAGGAGTACTTGCTCTGCTTGGAAGCAGAGTTCCCATTGCTCTAAAAATATTCCTGACGACACTGGCCGTTGTCGATGATATCGGAGGTATACTGGTTATAGCCATATTTTATTCCAGTCATATAGAGCTTACTTATTTATTTTATGCGGCCGGGCTGTTTCTGATCATACTTTTTGGAGCATATAAACATGTGAACAGTAAAATGTTTTACATTACTTTTGGCGCTGCTATATGGTTTCTGTTTCTGAATTCAGGCATACATCCTACAATTGCAGGGGTTTTGGTCGCATTCTGCGTACCTGCTAAACCCGTACTGGATACGCCTAAATTTATACAGACTATTCGTAATACGATGAAGAATTTTCCTGTACAGGAAAATGAAGAAGACACCCGGATTTTGTCAAAACAACAAATGAACTGGCTTAAATGTATTGAATCTGCTTCAGATAAAGTGATAAGTCCTTTGCAGGATTTGGAAGATACATTACATCCGGTTGTAAATCATATGATTATTCCGCTATTTGCATTTGCCAATGCAGGGATATCTCTCTCTGGAATAGAATTTTCTTCGGTATTTCAGGGTATTAGCCTGGCAGTATTATTGGGTCTTTTTGCTGGTAAATTTCTTGGTATATTTTCTTTTTCATATTTAGCGGTAAAAACAAAAATAGTGCCTATGCCCGAACGAACGAATTGGAAACAAATAGCCGGTGTTTCTTTTTTAGGAGGTATAGGTTTTACTGTATCGATGTTTATTGCTAATTTATCTTTTCAGAATATGGGAGAGGGTGGACTTACTTTGCTAAATGATGCAAAAGTCGGTATTATATTAGGTTCTCTTGTTTCCGGACTTGTAGGTTATCTGTTGCTAAGGATATTTTTACCTAAAGAAGCTTCAGACCTGGAAATCGAATAA
- the lepA gene encoding translation elongation factor 4 codes for MKNIRNFCIIAHIDHGKSTLADRLLEYTKTIAPKDLQNQVLDNMDLERERGITIKSHAIQMEYIYNNEKYILNLIDTPGHVDFSYEVSRSIAACEGALLIVDATQGIQAQTISNLYMAIENDLEIIPVINKVDLESAMPDEVEDQIVDLLGCKRDDIIRASGKTGIGIEDILKAIIERIAPPAGDPDAPLQCLIFDSVFNSFRGIIAYFKVCNGIIRKGDRVKFVATGKEYVADEIGVLKLDMVERKELKTGDVGYIMSGIKTSKEVKVGDTITHTDRPCARAIEGFEEVKPMVFAGVYPIESEDFENLRTSLEKLQLNDASLTFQPESSVALGFGFRCGFLGLLHMEIVQERLDREFDMDVITTVPNVSYKVYDKKGNMTEVHNPSGLPDPTLIDYIEEPYIRASIITAADYIGPIMSLCLGKRGELIKQEYISGNRVELTYDIPLGEIVIDFYDKLKSISKGYASFDYHIHDFRVSKLVKLDILLNGESVDALSTLTHVDNSVSFGRRMCEKLKELIPRQQFDIAIQAAIGAKIIARETVKAVRKDVTAKCYGGDISRKRKLLEKQKKGKKRMKQIGSVEVPQKAFLAVLKLD; via the coding sequence ATGAAGAATATTCGAAATTTTTGTATCATTGCACATATAGACCACGGCAAAAGTACATTGGCTGACCGTTTACTGGAATATACTAAAACCATCGCGCCGAAGGATTTACAAAATCAGGTTTTGGATAATATGGATCTGGAAAGGGAAAGGGGCATTACTATAAAAAGTCATGCTATCCAGATGGAATATATATATAATAATGAAAAGTATATACTTAATTTGATTGATACTCCGGGGCATGTCGATTTTTCTTATGAAGTATCCCGTTCTATCGCTGCTTGTGAAGGTGCGTTACTTATAGTTGATGCCACGCAAGGAATTCAGGCGCAAACAATTTCGAATCTCTATATGGCTATTGAGAATGATCTGGAAATAATTCCGGTTATCAATAAAGTAGATCTTGAAAGTGCGATGCCCGATGAAGTGGAAGACCAGATAGTAGACCTGCTTGGTTGTAAAAGAGATGATATAATCAGAGCAAGTGGTAAGACTGGTATAGGAATAGAAGATATTCTTAAAGCGATCATTGAGAGGATTGCTCCTCCGGCAGGAGATCCAGATGCTCCGTTGCAATGTCTCATTTTCGATTCGGTATTTAATTCGTTTCGTGGTATAATCGCTTATTTTAAAGTTTGTAATGGCATTATACGAAAAGGTGACCGGGTAAAATTCGTTGCAACAGGTAAAGAATATGTCGCAGATGAAATAGGGGTGTTAAAGCTCGATATGGTTGAGCGTAAAGAATTAAAGACCGGAGATGTGGGATATATCATGTCGGGCATCAAGACTTCTAAAGAAGTTAAAGTCGGAGATACTATTACCCATACAGACCGTCCTTGTGCCCGTGCCATTGAAGGCTTTGAAGAAGTTAAACCAATGGTCTTTGCCGGTGTATATCCGATCGAGAGTGAAGATTTTGAGAATTTGAGAACTTCTTTGGAAAAATTACAGTTAAATGATGCTTCTCTGACATTTCAGCCGGAATCTTCGGTTGCTTTAGGATTTGGTTTCCGATGTGGCTTTTTGGGGCTTTTACATATGGAGATTGTACAAGAACGTCTGGACCGTGAATTCGATATGGATGTTATCACAACAGTTCCCAACGTATCATATAAGGTATATGACAAGAAAGGAAATATGACAGAAGTGCATAACCCTTCCGGATTGCCAGACCCGACCCTGATCGATTATATTGAAGAGCCGTATATAAGAGCATCCATCATAACTGCTGCGGATTATATAGGCCCGATTATGTCTCTTTGTTTAGGCAAAAGGGGAGAGCTTATTAAGCAGGAATATATTTCCGGGAATAGAGTGGAGCTTACTTACGATATACCGTTAGGAGAAATCGTTATAGATTTTTATGACAAACTGAAAAGTATTTCGAAAGGGTATGCTTCATTTGACTATCATATACATGATTTCAGAGTTTCGAAACTGGTAAAATTAGATATCTTGCTGAATGGAGAATCAGTAGATGCGCTTTCTACTTTAACCCATGTGGATAATTCGGTAAGCTTTGGACGGCGTATGTGTGAAAAATTAAAAGAATTGATACCTCGACAACAGTTTGATATAGCCATTCAAGCTGCTATAGGTGCGAAAATAATTGCACGGGAAACAGTTAAAGCAGTCCGTAAAGACGTTACAGCAAAATGTTACGGAGGAGACATTAGCCGTAAACGAAAATTATTGGAAAAACAAAAAAAAGGGAAAAAACGCATGAAACAGATCGGTTCTGTAGAAGTGCCTCAAAAAGCATTCCTTGCAGTTTTAAAACTCGATTAA
- a CDS encoding NADH peroxidase, giving the protein MKKFICTVCGYVHEGDEAPEFCPQCKQPRSKFKEVEENATLNFVAEHHIGDGIVEDAEVMEGLKAHFMGECTEVGMYLAMSRQADREGYPEIAEAYKRYAWEEAEHAAKFAELLGEVVWNTEKNLKARMEAECGACADKLRIAKRAKELNYDAIHDTVHEMAKDEARHGKAFEGLYNRYFKK; this is encoded by the coding sequence ATGAAAAAGTTTATTTGTACAGTATGTGGATATGTACACGAAGGTGATGAAGCTCCAGAATTTTGTCCTCAATGTAAACAACCACGTTCTAAATTTAAAGAAGTAGAAGAAAATGCTACTTTGAATTTTGTTGCTGAACATCATATTGGCGATGGCATTGTAGAAGATGCAGAAGTTATGGAAGGCTTGAAAGCTCATTTTATGGGAGAATGTACAGAGGTTGGCATGTATTTGGCTATGAGCCGTCAGGCCGATCGTGAAGGATATCCCGAGATCGCAGAGGCCTATAAACGTTATGCATGGGAAGAAGCAGAACATGCTGCCAAGTTTGCTGAATTGTTGGGCGAAGTAGTATGGAATACCGAGAAGAATCTGAAAGCCCGTATGGAAGCTGAATGTGGAGCATGTGCAGATAAATTGCGTATTGCAAAACGTGCTAAAGAATTGAATTATGATGCAATTCATGATACTGTTCATGAAATGGCAAAAGATGAAGCTCGTCATGGTAAAGCTTTCGAAGGGCTTTATAATCGCTATTTCAAAAAATAA
- a CDS encoding Fur family transcriptional regulator has product MNQQEIQERLIFHNIRPSVQRMAIMGYLMSHSTHPTVDMIYNDLYPDMPTLSKTTVYNTLNLLTQRKAAKMLTIDEKNTRYDGDITEHAHFRCRNCGCIKDIKLGEIEKMFQIQGLQVDEMEVYCKGYCDDCRKLLDKHKV; this is encoded by the coding sequence ATGAATCAACAGGAAATTCAAGAGAGGTTAATATTTCATAACATAAGGCCCTCGGTACAACGCATGGCAATTATGGGGTATCTGATGTCTCATTCCACGCATCCGACCGTTGATATGATTTATAATGATTTATATCCTGATATGCCTACTTTGTCGAAAACAACCGTGTATAATACGCTTAATCTTTTAACTCAGCGAAAAGCGGCTAAAATGCTGACAATTGACGAAAAAAATACCCGGTATGACGGAGATATCACAGAACATGCACATTTCAGATGTAGGAATTGCGGTTGTATAAAAGATATAAAATTGGGTGAAATAGAAAAAATGTTTCAGATACAGGGATTACAGGTCGATGAAATGGAAGTATATTGTAAAGGATATTGTGACGATTGCCGTAAACTATTAGACAAACACAAAGTATAA
- the lysA gene encoding diaminopimelate decarboxylase encodes MKNLFPVDRLRELPTPYYYYDMELLGQTLSEINKQIREYGNYHVHYAVKANANPHILSYINKCGLGADCVSGGEIEAALKSGFPADKIVFAGVGKADWEINLGLEKDIFCFNIESAEELSVINDLAGEKNKTARIAIRVNPDIDAHTHHYITTGLNENKFGIDLSLLDKMIELSERLPNVRLEGLHFHIGSQILNAEPYIELCKRINDIQQSLLRKRIKLNFINVGGGLGINYDNPERQPIPDFTRYFGIFNKYLELQEQQSLHFELGRSIVGQCGTLFSKVLYVKEGVNKSFVILDAGMTDLIRPALYQAYHKIENLTSSLKGRIYDVVGPICESSDCFGKDIELPETKRGDLIAIRSAGAYGEIMASRYNCRSIPKSYFSDDLSE; translated from the coding sequence ATGAAAAATCTTTTTCCGGTTGATAGGCTGAGAGAATTACCGACACCATATTATTATTATGATATGGAGCTTTTGGGACAAACATTATCTGAGATTAATAAACAAATACGTGAATATGGCAATTACCATGTTCATTATGCAGTAAAAGCAAATGCTAATCCACATATATTATCATATATTAATAAATGCGGATTGGGCGCCGACTGCGTAAGCGGAGGAGAGATAGAGGCGGCGTTGAAATCTGGTTTTCCTGCCGATAAAATTGTTTTTGCCGGTGTAGGAAAGGCCGATTGGGAAATAAATTTAGGACTTGAAAAAGATATTTTTTGTTTCAATATAGAGTCTGCAGAAGAACTTTCGGTAATAAACGATTTAGCTGGCGAAAAAAATAAAACAGCCAGAATCGCTATCCGGGTTAATCCGGATATCGATGCCCATACTCACCATTATATCACGACCGGACTGAACGAAAATAAATTCGGGATAGATTTGTCACTTCTTGATAAGATGATCGAATTATCGGAAAGGTTGCCGAATGTGCGTCTGGAAGGACTTCATTTTCATATCGGATCTCAAATACTCAACGCCGAACCTTACATAGAGTTATGTAAAAGAATAAATGATATACAGCAATCTTTATTAAGAAAAAGAATAAAATTGAATTTTATTAATGTTGGGGGAGGACTTGGAATCAATTATGATAATCCGGAACGACAACCTATTCCCGATTTTACACGTTATTTCGGAATTTTCAATAAGTATTTGGAGTTACAAGAGCAGCAATCTCTGCATTTTGAATTAGGAAGATCAATTGTGGGCCAATGTGGAACACTTTTCAGCAAAGTTTTGTATGTGAAAGAAGGAGTAAATAAGTCATTTGTCATATTGGATGCAGGAATGACCGATTTAATAAGACCGGCTCTGTATCAGGCTTACCATAAAATAGAAAATCTAACTTCGAGTTTAAAAGGAAGAATATATGATGTTGTGGGCCCCATCTGTGAATCTTCCGATTGTTTTGGAAAAGATATTGAATTACCGGAAACAAAACGAGGTGATTTGATAGCCATCCGTTCAGCTGGAGCTTATGGGGAGATCATGGCTTCTCGATATAATTGCCGTTCCATTCCTAAATCTTATTTTTCGGACGATTTGTCTGAATAA
- a CDS encoding aspartate kinase: protein MKVLKFGGTSVGSARRIKDVAKLICDGTPKIVVLSAMSGTTNTLVEISDYLYKKNSDGANETINNLEKKYMQVIDELYATEEYKQKTLKDVRAHFDYIRTFTKDLFTLFEEKVVLAQGELISTAMMNYYLLENGVNSVMLPALDYMKTDKNSEPDTAYIKKNLQELLDKNKNADIYITQGYICRNAYNEVDNLQRGGSDYSASLVGAAIRAEEIQIWTDIDGMHNNDPRYVENTAPVRQLHFEEAAELAYFGAKILHPTCILPAKLNNIPVRLLNTMKPEAPGTVIFNQSVPRKIKAVAAKDNITAIKIKSGRMLLAYGFLRKVFEIFESYQTSIDMVTTSEVGVSVTIDNTKHLQEILDDLRKFGTVTVDEDMVIICVVGDLEWSNVGFESEAMKAMKDVPVRMISYGGSNYNISFLVRSKDKKMALQSLSKYLFENK, encoded by the coding sequence ATGAAAGTTTTAAAGTTTGGTGGAACGTCCGTTGGATCTGCCCGGCGGATAAAAGATGTAGCCAAATTGATTTGTGACGGTACTCCTAAAATTGTAGTTTTGTCTGCAATGTCCGGCACGACCAATACTCTTGTAGAGATCTCGGATTATCTTTACAAGAAAAATTCCGATGGTGCAAACGAAACTATTAATAATCTGGAGAAAAAATATATGCAGGTTATTGACGAATTGTATGCAACAGAAGAATATAAACAGAAAACTTTAAAAGATGTACGGGCTCATTTCGATTATATCCGTACTTTTACTAAAGATTTATTCACTCTGTTTGAAGAAAAGGTGGTTTTAGCTCAGGGAGAATTGATTTCTACCGCCATGATGAACTATTATTTGCTGGAAAACGGAGTAAATTCGGTCATGTTACCTGCTTTGGATTATATGAAGACCGATAAAAATTCGGAGCCCGATACCGCATATATAAAGAAAAACCTGCAGGAGCTATTAGATAAAAATAAAAATGCCGATATATATATAACTCAGGGATATATTTGCCGGAATGCTTATAATGAGGTCGATAATCTGCAACGCGGAGGGAGCGATTATTCTGCTTCATTAGTGGGAGCGGCCATACGTGCAGAGGAAATACAAATCTGGACAGATATAGACGGCATGCATAATAATGATCCCCGTTATGTTGAAAACACAGCTCCTGTACGTCAGTTGCATTTTGAAGAAGCTGCTGAACTGGCATATTTTGGTGCTAAAATATTGCATCCTACCTGCATTCTGCCGGCCAAGCTGAATAATATTCCCGTTCGTTTGCTGAATACGATGAAGCCGGAAGCTCCGGGAACTGTTATATTCAACCAGTCTGTTCCACGTAAAATCAAAGCTGTCGCTGCAAAAGACAATATCACGGCAATAAAAATAAAATCGGGCCGTATGTTACTGGCATATGGTTTTTTAAGAAAGGTATTCGAAATATTCGAAAGTTACCAGACCTCTATTGATATGGTAACTACGTCCGAAGTTGGAGTTTCAGTAACGATAGACAATACGAAACATTTACAAGAAATACTCGATGACTTAAGAAAATTCGGTACTGTTACGGTAGACGAGGACATGGTTATTATCTGTGTTGTTGGTGATTTGGAATGGAGTAATGTAGGTTTTGAATCGGAGGCCATGAAAGCGATGAAAGATGTTCCCGTCCGTATGATATCGTATGGCGGCAGTAATTATAACATATCGTTCCTGGTAAGATCCAAGGATAAAAAAATGGCATTACAATCGCTGAGTAAGTATCTTTTTGAAAATAAATAA
- a CDS encoding cell division ATP-binding protein FtsE, with product MEKQLLIHYENAIICRKELVVLKNVNFDLYTGEFVYFIGRVGSGKSSLLKTMYADIPLLEGEAQVLDYDIKNIKQKEIPFLRRKIGIVFQDFQLLTDRSAYENLAFVLRATGWKDKLQMDDRIKQVLEQVGMQKKSYKMPHELSGGEQQRIVIARALLNSPQIILADEPTGNLDPQTGRQIVSLLHKICETGTAVIMTTHNLHMVEEFPGRTFKCEDKHLIELDNI from the coding sequence ATGGAAAAACAATTACTTATTCATTATGAGAATGCTATTATATGCCGGAAGGAATTAGTAGTTCTCAAAAATGTGAATTTTGACTTGTACACGGGTGAATTTGTTTATTTTATTGGCCGGGTTGGTAGCGGAAAAAGCAGTTTGCTTAAAACGATGTATGCCGATATACCTTTATTGGAGGGTGAAGCTCAGGTACTGGATTATGACATCAAAAATATAAAACAAAAAGAAATTCCGTTTTTACGTCGTAAGATAGGTATTGTGTTTCAGGATTTCCAGTTGTTGACCGACAGATCGGCATATGAAAATCTTGCATTCGTGCTACGGGCGACAGGCTGGAAAGACAAGCTACAGATGGACGACCGTATAAAACAGGTGCTGGAACAGGTTGGTATGCAAAAGAAGTCTTATAAGATGCCACATGAATTATCAGGAGGAGAACAACAGCGTATAGTAATCGCCCGAGCATTGCTCAATTCCCCTCAAATAATTCTGGCTGACGAACCGACCGGTAATCTTGACCCTCAAACAGGACGACAAATCGTGTCGCTTCTTCACAAAATATGTGAAACGGGTACGGCGGTTATTATGACTACCCATAATCTGCATATGGTTGAAGAGTTTCCGGGACGTACATTCAAATGCGAGGATAAACATTTAATAGAATTAGATAATATTTAA
- the hisIE gene encoding bifunctional phosphoribosyl-AMP cyclohydrolase/phosphoribosyl-ATP diphosphatase HisIE encodes MELDYNKMGGLVPAIIQDSVTGKVLMLGFMNEEALATTQETGKVTFFSRTKKRLWTKGERSGNFLLVESIKSDCDRDTLLIKVKPTGPVCHTGSDTCFEEKNEADIMFLKYLQDFITKRYEEMPEGSYTTSLFNKGINRMAQKVGEEAVETVIEATNGTGDRLIYEASDLIYHLIVLLTSKGYGIEDLARELRKRHK; translated from the coding sequence ATGGAGTTAGATTATAATAAGATGGGAGGTCTCGTCCCCGCTATTATCCAAGATAGTGTCACCGGAAAAGTGTTGATGCTGGGTTTTATGAATGAAGAAGCTTTGGCAACGACTCAAGAAACAGGAAAAGTAACTTTTTTCAGCCGTACAAAAAAACGGTTGTGGACGAAAGGAGAACGAAGCGGTAATTTCCTATTAGTAGAATCAATCAAATCCGATTGTGACAGAGATACGTTACTTATTAAAGTTAAACCTACCGGACCTGTATGCCATACAGGAAGTGACACTTGCTTTGAAGAAAAGAATGAAGCAGATATCATGTTTCTGAAATATCTTCAGGATTTTATAACAAAACGCTATGAAGAAATGCCGGAAGGTTCTTATACTACATCATTATTCAATAAAGGGATTAACCGAATGGCACAAAAAGTGGGAGAAGAAGCTGTAGAGACTGTTATTGAAGCTACAAACGGCACTGGGGACAGACTGATTTACGAAGCTTCAGATTTAATATATCATCTTATCGTTTTACTTACTTCCAAGGGCTACGGAATAGAAGATCTTGCGCGTGAACTCAGAAAAAGACATAAATAA
- the hisF gene encoding imidazole glycerol phosphate synthase subunit HisF has product MLAKRIIPCLDIKDGKAVKGVNFVNFREAGDPVILGQAYSEQGADELVYLDITASHEGRKTFVELVKKIAAHINIPFTVGGGIHELSDVDRLLRAGADKVSVNSSALKNPGLIEEIAKNFGSQVCVVAIDANFEDGIWKCYMNGGRIPVDKELYLWAYEAQERGAGEVLFTSMTHDGVKTGYALDALNILHEKLSIPVIASGGAGKAEHFKDAFLIGKADAALAAGIFHFGEMNISELKRYLQKEHIAVRI; this is encoded by the coding sequence ATGTTAGCTAAGCGAATTATCCCTTGTTTGGACATAAAAGACGGTAAAGCTGTAAAAGGCGTCAATTTTGTTAATTTCAGAGAGGCCGGCGATCCTGTTATTCTGGGACAAGCCTATAGTGAGCAAGGTGCTGATGAGTTGGTCTATCTGGATATAACGGCATCGCATGAAGGTCGTAAAACATTCGTAGAACTTGTTAAAAAGATAGCTGCTCATATTAATATACCTTTTACTGTCGGTGGCGGTATTCATGAATTGTCAGATGTAGACAGACTGCTTCGTGCTGGTGCCGATAAAGTATCTGTAAATTCTTCTGCATTGAAAAATCCCGGATTAATCGAAGAAATTGCAAAAAATTTCGGTTCTCAGGTTTGTGTTGTCGCAATAGATGCTAACTTTGAAGACGGAATATGGAAATGTTACATGAATGGCGGAAGAATTCCTGTAGACAAAGAGTTGTATTTGTGGGCTTATGAAGCTCAGGAAAGAGGTGCAGGAGAGGTCTTATTCACTAGTATGACTCATGATGGGGTAAAGACCGGATATGCGCTGGACGCATTAAACATATTGCACGAAAAGTTATCCATACCGGTAATTGCATCGGGGGGGGCAGGAAAAGCCGAACATTTTAAAGATGCATTTCTGATTGGAAAAGCAGATGCGGCACTGGCTGCCGGTATATTTCATTTTGGAGAAATGAATATTTCCGAATTGAAAAGGTATTTACAAAAAGAACATATTGCGGTAAGAATATAA
- the hisA gene encoding 1-(5-phosphoribosyl)-5-[(5-phosphoribosylamino)methylideneamino]imidazole-4-carboxamide isomerase, whose translation MIELIPAVDIIEGKCVRLSQGDYSRQTTYNENPLEVAKAFEAHGIKRLHLVDLDGAKSDHIVNYAVLEKIAGHTSLIVDFGGGLKSDSDVRIAFESGAQMITGGSIAVKSPEVFTSWIDKYGVERIILGADVKDRKVSVSGWKEDTGIELIPYVDEYRKKGINKVITTDIGRDGMLKGPALSLYNEMIEKVPDIYLIASGGISSIQDIKTLEENGIPAVIFGKALYEGHIKLKDLEYIIMDRYVS comes from the coding sequence ATGATAGAGTTGATACCGGCAGTTGATATTATCGAAGGTAAATGCGTACGTCTGTCGCAAGGTGATTATTCCAGACAGACGACTTACAACGAAAATCCGTTGGAGGTAGCAAAGGCTTTTGAAGCTCACGGAATAAAAAGGTTACATTTGGTCGATCTGGATGGAGCAAAATCCGATCATATAGTTAATTATGCCGTACTGGAAAAAATAGCAGGGCATACTTCATTGATTGTTGATTTCGGTGGAGGTTTAAAATCGGATTCGGATGTTCGGATCGCTTTTGAATCTGGTGCTCAGATGATAACAGGAGGAAGCATAGCTGTTAAATCGCCAGAGGTATTTACTAGTTGGATTGATAAATACGGAGTTGAGCGTATAATATTAGGGGCTGATGTAAAAGATAGGAAAGTTTCTGTCAGTGGTTGGAAAGAAGATACCGGAATCGAATTAATACCATACGTTGATGAATATCGTAAAAAGGGTATAAACAAGGTTATAACTACAGATATAGGACGAGACGGAATGCTTAAGGGGCCGGCTCTCTCGTTGTATAACGAAATGATTGAAAAAGTTCCTGATATTTATTTAATCGCCAGTGGAGGAATATCTTCCATTCAGGATATAAAAACTTTGGAAGAAAATGGCATTCCGGCTGTTATCTTTGGAAAAGCTTTATACGAAGGTCATATAAAACTGAAAGATTTGGAATATATTATAATGGACCGATATGTTAGCTAA
- the hisH gene encoding imidazole glycerol phosphate synthase subunit HisH translates to MRVVLIKYNAGNIYSVECSLKRAGIEPVVTDDKEIIKSADKVIFPGVGEAASTMRYLKEHRLDELIRDLKQPVLGICIGMQLMCKHSEEGNVDCLGIFDVPVRKFISDNPEQKIPHMGWNTISDINEQMFPQCINNQFVYYVHSYYVPVCKYTAGVTEYIHPFSAALKKDNFYAAQFHIEKSGRTGEDIMKYFLSL, encoded by the coding sequence ATGAGAGTTGTTCTTATTAAATATAATGCCGGAAATATATACTCTGTAGAATGCTCTTTGAAGCGAGCAGGAATAGAACCTGTTGTGACAGATGACAAAGAAATCATTAAATCTGCTGATAAAGTTATATTTCCGGGAGTAGGAGAGGCCGCATCTACAATGAGGTATTTGAAAGAACATCGGCTCGACGAATTAATCAGGGATCTTAAACAACCCGTATTGGGTATTTGCATAGGAATGCAGTTGATGTGTAAACATTCGGAAGAAGGAAATGTAGATTGTCTGGGTATTTTTGATGTACCGGTGAGAAAGTTTATTTCAGACAATCCGGAACAAAAGATTCCTCATATGGGATGGAATACCATATCAGATATTAACGAGCAAATGTTCCCTCAGTGTATAAATAACCAATTCGTTTATTATGTACATAGTTACTATGTTCCTGTGTGCAAATATACGGCAGGAGTGACGGAATATATCCATCCGTTCAGTGCTGCGTTGAAAAAAGATAATTTCTATGCGGCTCAGTTTCATATAGAAAAAAGCGGAAGAACCGGAGAGGATATTATGAAATATTTTTTATCGTTATAA